The Musa acuminata AAA Group cultivar baxijiao chromosome BXJ3-6, Cavendish_Baxijiao_AAA, whole genome shotgun sequence region TAATGACAAATGAATGCCTTCCGTGGGTTTACTTGCAAtgataaataaatagcttcttgTACGGGTTATTTTCATCTAAATCTCTTATTTTGATGTTATTATATTGTTTTACTAAGTCGGTGTTGCTGAGATCCGATAGGTtaagtaaaattaaaaaaaaaagcaggATTAGAGGAATAAGATTTTTGAGTATTTATTGCTTGCTTCTTTGTCACCACACCATTAGGAGAAGTGAATTCCATTTTTGAGTACTTATTGCATGCTTCTTTGTCAAAAATTTTGTTTTTGTTGCAACGTATAAAAGTGATGGGATCCCTTACGTTCTTAATAAAAacaatatgatattttttaaaaaaatatcttaaaaaaATGAGATTGAACAAGCAATGTATCTATTTTAACAACTGAAACAAGgcaaattattttgttttaataactGAACCATAAACAATAACATCCTTCCAACAAATTAATGGTAGTCACCAACCGGCTTGATCAAATTTAGTGATCGTCTCAATTCATCACAGGACAACCTTCTACAACAACTCCTGATGCTGTAGGACAATGAGCCAAGGGACAATGATCATCCATCTCCAACCCCCACCAATCAGGTCCATATATACCTCGAGATAACACATAATTATAACAAAAATAGTAACAAAAATGGTCAAAAAAGTTGCTCCGAAATCCAATCCAACTGATAACACATAATTATAATGCGCCCACCATCCTTTAAACTTTCGGAAGACAAAGTAGTTAAATATTAAGCCAACTATGAACCATGACCAAACGTTAATCGAAGTGGCAGGAGGCATGATGGTACCAACACCGAATATACTGGCCAGTTAATTAGTCTTATCCATGTTTTTTCTGGGTATAGACGTGATAACATCCACACTCCCACTGGTGCAAGGAATCCAATAATAATGAAGATAAAGATGATGGAGTACGTACCATGAGGATAGAACATTCTAGTTGGACCTATAACACCCCATGTGACTCCTAATGCAAATGACCTTTTTTCTCAAGAGCATGTCCAAGGACTTCCCTTGGGCAATAATTCTGGATGACATATATTCTTCACTGAGTATAAGAACCACCATCCAACACTGAAGCTAACCAGACATGGTAGTAGACTACCGAGAATCTACATGTAAAGAAAGCATATTGGATGGTAAGTGCAATATAATAATGTTAACGAATTCAAAAACTAGATTTGCAAAGAATATGCCAATATCTGGTAAGTAATTTGTGATGTATCTTAATTTTCAATTCTTTGCATATACCAGCTAGATGAGGATATAACGCAGTGGTCCAGAAAATACCTGTATCAAGAACATTACTTTTGGAGGAATCTTCATGTAATGTGCTAGCTTCAGTTGTACAATGAAAAATTTTGCCGTAATAAGTGCAGTAGAGCCGTATGTTGTGAATGTTATATTTGCAATAGGTTTACCCGATTGCAAGTACCCAataatgatctctaataaaagctTAGTTGAAAATCCCTACAATATAATAATCATTATATTAAGCTGggttaaaagaaaatatttacaaCATTGTCTCAATATTCATCTTACCTGACCGGTCGTAGCTTCCATGACACCTTCTGGAAGCAAAAATAAAACCACCAAGGCACAAGCTAATAGAACTCCCCAATAGCGAAGCTGAAGTTGATCGTTAAATATTTCACATACCAAGATCGAAAATCCCATCATGGAGAAGAGTAGAGAGTAGAACCACCACCGGGGAATAgattcataattttgtttcatcAATCTAGCGTGAATATCTTGCATTTGACGCCGATATGAATCGACAAATTGTAGCCATATCGATCTACTTGACACCAGAAGAGAACTATCTAAAGTTATCACTGACAACAAGATTATAACATGCAGGACTAAGgtaattatttcaatcataaaaacaaGAGCACACTAATTGTACCAAAAACAAACATCACAATGAATAATTATTTACAAGATAAAAAGTTACAATTCCTACCTCCCATAGAAGAGAGCAACATGAGAGATTCTTGACGTCAAACTAGCCAAGGTAAAACCATAACTAAGCATAAGGGAAGCACTGAAGTATAATTTCGAATAACTGTTGTATGCTTCTTCGTTGAATGTGAGTGACTTCTCATCTAAAACCCGGGAGACATTGTAAAATTGCCCATGGACATCAAAAATACTTGTTGAAAAAATAGTAAAGCATTTGGCATCATAAGCATTATTCCAATAAGATAATGGTAGCAGAACATAAAGAATGAGAATGAATCCAGCCATCGTGTTGACTACCACAAATGCTGGAAGTGCCAGTGGACTGGCCACGTAGGATGACATGGTTATCCAATCTAGCGCAAAGGACCCGATGCCTAATCCATTGAATCCAGAACCAATTTGCTGCGCAGTTATCGAGTCTTTCCATATCCAACAAACGAATGATAAAGCCGTGATAGAAGGAAAAAGGTAAACAGGAACAATGCTGTAGGTAAAAATTACAACGATGACTATGATCAAGAATTGATATCGTGACAATTTTCCCTTGACTCTTTTCTCCGACTCGTGTAACGCTCTGCGAGTGAAAACAACGAAGAcatgttaaataaataaattaaaagtcTCCTGTCTTCTGCATTGTTTACAAGAAGAGGCACGCCACCTGTAGAAGGAGACGTCTACTAGAGTCGAAGGCCACCACATATAGGGTGAGTCCACTAGCAACTTCGTGAATATGCCGGCAAACCCATATCCGAGAAACTACACACCATAAGGGCATTTTAAAGCCGTTACTTCTTGACCGAAAGTAAGGAAAGATCAATTGGAATTAACTAACTGACTAACTAAATCATCAGAATTCAGCACCATATTATTACCTTTTCTTTATAAAATAAAggaataataatgattttttttaataccaATTTCTCGATACTAGAAGAATAAATCACCTGAATCGATAGCACCAGCAGCATGGCCGGCAGTAATGGGATATCCTTGTGGTAGAAGATCTTAGACATGGATAATATTTCAAAGCCGGCAGAAGCACTTTCCGTGCCAGCCAGCATGGTGGTCACCACATGTTCTTTCAAGTTGAAGGGTCCCGGATTCAACGAGAAACTCCAGTTTGTGTATGGCATCCTCACCACTTTGTTTGGTAGCATATTAGCCATTAGTTTCCCAACGATGAGCACGATGATGTTGATGCAGACTTGTGGTAAATCGAACATTTGCTGTCGGTAAGAAGATAATGTTACAATTACGGACCCGAGGATGCAAATGGGGATTCCGATAAACCATGTTCGGAACGTCAAGACCTACAATGTATTATCATCTGTTGGTGGGACTGTCAACCGAACTTGCTCGATCAGAGAGTCATCCAGAATCGAACCTgaaagaagaggagagggaggaagaaattGAAAAGGAATCTTTTGAATAAAGATGACAGTAAGAAGTCAAAACGAAAGATGTCAGAGCATTTCACCTTCTTCATCGGCCATTTGGTAGGACTCCTATTAGAGAATAAGCTGTATGATGAGCAGATATAAAGGATCAAAGCTTCTCTAAATATAGTGGAAAGGATTAATTGTAAGATGTGGGACTCGGAGGCACCTACTCGGGAACATCATCTTCTTATTGATGGAAAGATGTGGGACTCGGAGGTACCACCATTGGGAGTCGATCGGAATGGGCCAATTCCGACCATGGTGGTACACCCAAAGCTACATGATTCGCATCTGCCTACATCGCCGTCATCACCATCACCCAGGCGATGTGCACCCACCATCACCATCATTAATTGGGTGGTGCGTGACACATCTGCCGCATAAGGATGATGATGCGCCGTTACCCATACTTACCGTCCACACAGCTCCCTTGTTGGGGCGAAGCTGGCATCTAAATTACATAATATATGGCGCTATTCTTGCCACGCTGCCCTGCTCTGCTTACACAGGAAGTAAGCAGAGGGACCACGCAGCCATAGTTGCCATTTCCATTTGGAAATTCAACCCCTCTTCCTGTGCTTCTCTTACAGCTATGTATATGCACACTGctgtctttctctctctcaatctgGTCTTTTTCTGTTCTCTCTCTGTGACTAATGAGCTGCTGCTATATATAAAATGAGGGAGGGAGAGAGTAACCGCACCTCCACACCTCGTCCCAACTACTGACTGAACCCCATACCTTACCCTTCCCATTTCTTTTCTCTCAACCCACCATTGATGCCCTTCAATTCATGCCAACTACTCTCTTCCGAAGAAAGAGACAAGTTCCACTGCCATCACTTATTTCCCCTACTTGGGAAAGACACATACATATGTGAAGACACAAGCTGCAGCGGCGTGTTTCTATTTGTTCTTCTTTTGCTTGCTGCCTACTAAGTGATCGAGCCTAGTGACTGGACAAAGGGAGAAACAATTGCATCATCCCTCACCTTCGCGACCATCATAATTGGCCGCCATATAAGGATGGTGGAGTTTATGGCGGTCGTGGTGATCAGGGGGTACGACGCGTAGCGGGACCCGGGGGGAGCGGATGTGGGAGGTGGGGTAAAGCAGCACTGACATGTTCGCCACTCCCCTTCCTTCCTCATGCTCGTCCGTATtccttatatttttttctttttctttttgtgttccATTCTTTCCGATCATCTCCTGTTTCTGAGCTAACGCACTTTGGACTTTTTTTTGTGATCTTATTCTCCTCAGTAAGTATGCGTATGCGTATGCGAAGAAGCACAATCATAATGTTAATAAAGGTGGCGGAGATGGTTAGCCGGCCGGAGAAGAAGATCGTTGGGCTTGTGTGCATGACCGTGGCCTGAGGCACCCCCTTGCCTAATTATTACCCTCACCCTCGAAGGACACCGTGACGTCGTCGACGCCGCCCCTAGGCACCTTTCTCGCCGTCCCTCCTTCACCCGTGATCCCGTGATCTCTCCCACCTGTGAACGACCGCGCGTGCGCCCTATCCCGCGGCAGCTTTGATCCTTTATATCTGCTCAACATACAACTTACTCTCTCTAATAGGAGTCCTACCAAATGACCGATGAAGAAGGTGATATGCCCCTGACATCTTTCGTTTTGACTTCTTACTATCATCCTTATTCAAAAAATTCTTTTTCaatttcttcctccctctcctcttctttcAGGTTCGATTCTGGATGACTCTCCGATTGAGCAAGTTCGGTTGACAGTCCCACCAACAGATGATAACATATTGCAGGTCTTGACATTCCGAACATGGGTTCTCGGAATCCCCATTTGCATCCTCGGGTCCGTAATTGCAGCATTATCTTCTTACCGACAGCAAATGTTCAATTTACCACAAGTCTGCATCAACATCATCGTGCTCATCGTTGGGAAACTAATGGCTAATATGCTACCAAACAAAGTGGTGAGGATGCCATACACAAACTGGAGTTTCTCGTTGAATCCAGGACCCTTCAACTTGAAAGAACATGTGGTGACCACCATGCTGGCTGGCACGGAAAGTGCTTCTGTCGGCTTCCAAATATTATCCATGTCCAAGATCTTCTACCACAAGGATATCCCATTACTGTCGGCCATGCTGCTGGTGCTATCGATTCAGGTGATTTCTTCTTCTAGTATCGAGaaattgatattaaaaaaaatcattatttattcttttattttataaagaaaaggtaataaataatatggttgtTGAATTCTGATGATTTGGTTAGTAAGTTATTCTTCGATGATTTATTTATTCTTCGATGGTCTAGTTAGTTAATTCCAATTGATCTTTCCCTACTTCTGGTCAAGAAGTAATGACTTTAAATGCCTTGTGGTGTGTAGTTTCTCGGATATGGGTTTGCTGGCATATTCACGAAGTTGCTAGTGGACTCGCCCTATATGTGGTGGCCTTCGACTCTAGTAGACCTCTCCTTCTACAGGTTAGGTGGCGTTCCTCTTCTTGTAAACAATGCAAAAGACAATAgactttttaatttatttatttaacatgTCTTCGTTGTTTTCACTGGCAGAACGTTACACGAGCCGGAGAAAAGAGTCAAGAAAAAATTATCACGATATCAGTTCTTGATC contains the following coding sequences:
- the LOC135640434 gene encoding oligopeptide transporter 5-like isoform X9, producing the protein MKLTQLRYWGVLLACALVVLFLLPEGVMEATTGQGFSTKLLLEIIIGYLQSGKPIANITFTTYGSTALITAKFFIVQLKLAHYMKIPPKVMFLIQILGSLLPCLVSFSVGWWFLYSVKNICHPELLPKGSPWTCS